One Pseudomonas brassicacearum genomic region harbors:
- a CDS encoding paraquat-inducible protein A → MDTPPQASDLNLCLCHSCGLACDMTDEPKTCPRCDAALHRRKTDSVTRTWAYMLAALVFYIPANLLPVMNTKMLGEGADSTIISGVIEFWQGGAWDIALIIFIASIAVPGIKFVVLTLLLVTVQRRSTWAQVQRAKLYRLVEVIGYWSMLDVLVVALVAALVKFQALSDIEPRPGILFFGLVVLFTMLSAMSFDPRLIWDTQPCEEILDEVASH, encoded by the coding sequence CTGGACACCCCGCCCCAGGCCAGCGACCTGAACCTGTGCCTGTGCCACAGCTGCGGCCTGGCCTGCGACATGACCGACGAGCCCAAGACTTGCCCGCGCTGCGACGCCGCCCTGCATCGACGCAAAACCGACTCCGTCACCCGCACCTGGGCCTATATGCTGGCGGCGCTGGTGTTTTATATTCCGGCCAACCTGCTGCCGGTCATGAACACCAAGATGCTTGGCGAAGGCGCCGACAGCACCATCATCAGCGGCGTCATCGAGTTCTGGCAAGGCGGTGCCTGGGACATCGCCCTGATCATCTTCATCGCCAGCATCGCCGTACCAGGCATCAAGTTCGTGGTGCTGACCCTGTTGCTGGTCACCGTGCAACGACGCAGCACCTGGGCCCAGGTCCAGCGGGCCAAGCTGTATCGGCTGGTGGAAGTCATCGGCTACTGGTCGATGCTCGACGTGCTGGTGGTGGCCCTGGTGGCGGCGCTGGTGAAGTTCCAGGCACTGAGCGATATCGAACCGCGGCCAGGCATCCTGTTCTTCGGCCTCGTGGTGCTGTTCACCATGCTCTCGGCCATGAGTTTCGACCCCCGGTTGATCTGGGACAC
- a CDS encoding paraquat-inducible protein A gives MADTDRLIICEHCDAVYEPVVLVPHQKASCVRCHAVIQRYDGLSIEQRLALSVTAAMLWAFANVYPVMSIRLQGLSNSATLWDSIVALSHGSITFIALVAAVAIIVAPALQLALLIWVLAYAYANQRAPGFNLCMRSLETLRPWSMLEVCLLGALVAVIKLAGLLDVLPGIGLFALAALSLLMIRIAGRDVRDLWERL, from the coding sequence ATGGCCGATACCGACCGACTGATCATTTGTGAACATTGCGATGCGGTGTACGAGCCGGTGGTGCTCGTCCCGCATCAGAAAGCCTCGTGCGTGCGATGCCACGCAGTGATCCAGCGTTACGACGGCCTGAGCATCGAGCAGCGCCTGGCCTTGAGCGTGACGGCCGCGATGCTGTGGGCATTTGCCAACGTCTATCCGGTGATGAGCATCCGACTCCAGGGCCTGAGCAACAGCGCCACGCTATGGGATTCCATCGTGGCGCTGAGCCACGGGTCGATTACCTTCATCGCCCTGGTGGCCGCGGTGGCGATCATCGTCGCGCCGGCCTTGCAACTGGCGCTGCTGATCTGGGTGCTGGCCTATGCCTACGCCAACCAGCGGGCGCCAGGGTTCAACCTGTGCATGCGCAGCCTGGAAACCTTGCGGCCGTGGAGCATGCTGGAGGTATGCCTGCTGGGCGCGCTGGTGGCGGTGATCAAGCTCGCCGGGCTGCTGGACGTGCTGCCGGGCATCGGGCTGTTCGCCCTCGCAGCCCTGAGCCTGTTGATGATCCGCATTGCCGGGCGCGATGTCCGCGACCTGTGGGAGCGCCTGTGA
- a CDS encoding CBS domain-containing protein, with translation MKTVAQLLRLKDEKNQQVHTISPDDMVLQALMRMAEKNVGALLVVKNDEVLGIISERDYARKMVLHGRSSVGTKVSDIMVSPVITIDPHQNVETCLSIMTEKHLRHLPVVEDGKLVGLLSIGDLVKEAIAEQADLIRQLEQYIRGE, from the coding sequence ATGAAAACCGTCGCGCAGTTGCTCCGGCTAAAAGATGAGAAAAACCAGCAAGTGCACACCATCTCACCGGACGACATGGTATTGCAGGCCTTGATGCGCATGGCCGAGAAAAACGTCGGCGCCTTGCTGGTGGTGAAAAACGATGAAGTGCTGGGGATCATCAGTGAGCGCGACTACGCGCGCAAAATGGTCTTGCACGGCCGCTCGTCGGTGGGCACGAAAGTGAGTGACATCATGGTATCCCCCGTGATCACGATAGACCCGCACCAGAATGTCGAAACCTGCCTGAGCATCATGACCGAGAAGCACTTGCGGCATTTGCCGGTAGTAGAGGACGGCAAGCTCGTCGGCCTGTTGTCCATCGGCGACCTGGTCAAGGAAGCCATTGCCGAACAGGCGGACCTGATCCGACAACTGGAGCAATACATTCGCGGCGAATGA